The following are from one region of the Corylus avellana chromosome ca1, CavTom2PMs-1.0 genome:
- the LOC132165977 gene encoding hydroquinone glucosyltransferase-like — MEHKPHIAMLPSPGMGHLIPLVELAKTLAFRHGYHVTCIIPTSGSPSKAMKGVLQALPTTIDHIFLPPVNLNDLPAGGQPGIQVFLTMTRSLPSIHDVLKSLVETSRLTAIILDHTATDALDVAKELNLSPYIFFTSSALALSLLLHLPELDETVSCEYRDLPEPLKLPGCVAIDGGDLMDHVQDRKSELYKLFLCHTKRLRLAEGIMVNTFMELQGRAIKGLEEEEGGNPTIYPIGPIIQTASSTKQVDGLQCLSWLDDQPSGSVLFVCFGSGGTLSHSQLNELALGLELSGQKFLLVARSPNNELANAAYLSDQSHDNPLAFLPEGFEDRTKGQGLVVPSWAPQAEVLSHGSTGGFLTHCGWNSILESIVHGVPLIAWPLYSEQRMNAVLLVEDLKVALRPKANKKGLVSREEIAKVVKGLMVGEEGKRVGSRVKGLKMAAEKASSAEGSSTKAISELAFKLQASKTGQS, encoded by the exons ATGGAACACAAACCCCACATAGCAATGCTCCCAAGTCCAGGGATGGGTCACCTTATCCCTCTTGTAGAGCTAGCGAAGACACTTGCTTTTCGCCATGGCTACCATGTCACATGCATCATTCCCACATCTGGGTCTCCATCAAAAGCCATGAAAGGAGTCCTCCAAGCCCTCCCCACAACCATAGACCACATCTTTCTTCCTCCGGTGAACTTGAACGACCTCCCGGCCGGTGGGCAGCCCGGAATCCAAGTTTTCCTCACCATGACTCGCTCTCTGCCGTCCATCCATGATGTGTTGAAGTCCTTGGTCGAAACTTCTCGGTTAACCGCCATCATCCTTGATCACACTGCAACCGACGCACTAGATGTTGCCAAGGAGCTAAATCTCTCGCCGTACATTTTCTTCACGTCGAGTGCTTTGGCGCTGTCGTTGCTCTTGCATTTGCCGGAGCTGGACGAGACAGTTTCATGCGAGTATAGAGACCTGCCGGAACCTTTGAAACTTCCGGGGTGCGTAGCTATCGACGGTGGGGATCTTATGGACCATGTTCAAGACCGGAAAAGTGAATTGTACAAATTGTTTCTTTGCCACACAAAACGGCTCCGGTTAGCTGAGGGGATTATGGTTAACACGTTCATGGAGTTGCAGGGAAGAGCCATCAAAGgtttggaagaggaagaaggtGGAAACCCCACAATTTATCCAATTGGACCAATCATTCAAACAGCTTCAAGTACTAAGCAG GTTGACGGGCTGCAATGTTTAAGTTGGTTGGACGACCAGCCGAGTGGCTCCGTCCTATTTGTGTGTTTTGGGAGTGGCGGAACCCTATCCCACTCTCAGCTCAATGAGCTAGCCTTGGGATTGGAATTGAGTGGGCAAAAGTTCTTATTGGTGGCAAGAAGCCCAAACAATGAATTGGCTAATGCAGCATACCTCAGTGACCAAAGCCATGACAACCCTCTAGCTTTTTTGCCAGAAGGTTTTGAAGACAGGACCAAAGGGCAAGGCCTAGTGGTGCCGTCGTGGGCGCCGCAGGCTGAAGTCCTCAGCCACGGCTCTACTGGCGGGTTCTTAACGCACTGCGGCTGGAATTCAATCCTGGAAAGCATCGTGCACGGCGTACCTTTGATTGCATGGCCGCTTTACTCAGAGCAAAGAATGAATGCAGTGTTGCTGGTTGAGGATCTGAAAGTGGCTTTAAGACCAAAAGCTAACAAGAAAGGGCTAGTGAGCAGAGAAGAAATTGCAAAAGTTGTGAAGGGTTTGATGGTGGGAGAAGAGGGGAAAAGAGTTGGCAGCCGGGTGAAAGGCCTGAAGATGGCTGCTGAGAAAGCATCAAGTGCAGAAGGTTCTTCTACAAAGGCAATCTCTGAATTAGCATTCAAGCTGCAGGCTTCTAAAACAGGACAatcttaa